A single window of Salvia splendens isolate huo1 chromosome 6, SspV2, whole genome shotgun sequence DNA harbors:
- the LOC121809660 gene encoding mannose/glucose-specific lectin Cramoll-like: MAKLLQILIPVLSCIALLLATVNTARSQSTSFTFDFYGQQPTDLLYQGDAHFPSDSTYLRMTSTDSSGNPLQYRVGRAVYSKPIQFWEGGAQVDLETTVKFIINPKSGDTNPADGFTFFIQPVGSPMGFTGGSFGIFDTSGQNPSVFAVEFDIFSNPGTDPSYRHVGIDIGSNVSKNTTNVGNAFLGQEVTARINYQQASKLISVQVTAASQTFEVSYVYDLSTILPQQVEVGISASTGGQIAVHDLISWYFTSTLVHASANRDAHIRQYV; this comes from the coding sequence ATGGCAAAGCTTCTCCAAATCCTAATTCCAGTCCTTTCCTGCATAGCCTTGCTCCTTGCCACCGTCAACACGGCGCGGTCGCAGTCGACCTCCTTCACGTTTGATTTCTATGGCCAGCAGCCGACTGACCTACTCTACCAAGGCGACGCCCACTTCCCATCCGACTCCACCTACCTCCGCATGACCAGCACCGACAGCTCGGGCAACCCGTTACAGTACCGCGTTGGCCGAGCCGTGTATTCCAAGCCCATCCAATTTTGGGAAGGCGGAGCGCAGGTGGACCTCGAAACCACCGTAAAATTCATCATCAACCCCAAAAGCGGCGACACAAACCCCGCCGATGGCTTCACCTTCTTCATCCAACCCGTTGGCTCCCCAATGGGTTTCACCGGCGGCAGCTTCGGAATCTTTGACACATCTGGTCAAAATCCATCCGTGTTTGCGGTGGAATTCGACATCTTCTCCAACCCCGGAACGGATCCGAGTTACCGTCATGTTGGGATTGACATTGGATCAAATGTTTCCAAAAACACAACCAACGTCGGCAACGCATTTCTGGGGCAGGAGGTGACTGCACGCATCAACTACCAGCAAGCTTCCAAATTGATCAGCGTTCAAGTCACGGCAGCCTCACAAACTTTTGAGGTGAGCTATGTGTACGACTTGAGCACCATTCTTCCTCAGCAGGTTGAGGTCGGAATCTCCGCATCCACCGGAGGTCAAATCGCAGTTCACGACCTCATATCGTGGTATTTCACTTCCACTCTTGTGCATGCCAGTGCCAACCGAGATGCCCACATTCGCCAGTATGTGTGA